Below is a window of Impatiens glandulifera chromosome 2, dImpGla2.1, whole genome shotgun sequence DNA.
ATGTTTTCATAGAAAAATCAAGAAATCATCACTAGCcatgaagagaagaagatgaattatTAGTTGTTAGttgagaaaatgaagaaatgaaatgaaattctATTTTCCTCCTAAATACTGATATTTGtatttcttctatttttctTAACTTTGTGTACATAGGCCCATAATTAGCCCAATTCCAATTTCCAGTCTATTGTAGCCCATTAAATGTTCATCAAAGTCCACGGATTCTGTAagagttataaaaatatatgtaacaTTCTTAGAAAACAATTTATCTTCAAAATTGAAATGAATCCAATTTTATTCCAATTATATAGTTTTACTAAGATTATTCAATTATATGTTTGGTATTctcactttttattttgatatttttaagttgattgtgacaaaataatagctgaaaaatattactataaaattttacattattaattaatgcagttgtctaaatataaaataataaaaaacttatatagATAATACACAAATTAAAAAGAGGCCTATAACACTCTTTGAGAATGATTTTACCCTCCTTAATTGATTACTTACAATGTTTACAATAGTATCTTCAAAATTTAACCGTTCATCTTGTTACtactatattttgaaaatgaggtcatatatatatatatatatatatatatatatatatatatatatatatatatatatatatatatatatatatatatatattcttattctaaaaaaacagtgaattaaaaatttagtaaaaatatattaattggaTAACATATCATTCAGCATTCAAGTGAccagaataattttaaaagactaaagttaagataaaaaaaaaaaaaattaatgaaatgttatcccttatcaaaattttaaaagactaaagtttaaaaaaaaattaaaaaagatgaatgAAATGTTATCccttatcaaaattttaaaagactaaagttaaaaaaaaaaattaaaaaagatgaatgAAATGTTATCCCTTATCAAAATGGTAACTTactcataaatataatataatctcaaagataataaaaaaaaaaaatgggctGTCAAAGTGatatttaggccttgtttgtaATGATTTATTTGAGGTTCATTCTAGATAAtcttattttgtttggtttggaaATGAGGACATTTTCAATATTTCCACCACTTACGTACTCACCTAATTGAAATcacattttcaatatttcatTATACAAGTTTtaaaactcataaaaaaaaagaaaattacaaattctattaatattaaaattaaatataaactcaATAGTTAAAATATCATACtaatgaaaatgagtttttcttttttaaatttaataaaaatgatttaatgatttaatgatttaatgaatagtattaatatataataaaagaaataatttattttaaacaaaaaaataaaattgattaaaatattaaatgaaaacaatttattaattcttttgaCATGTTCATCCAACTATCCAAGTAAATCTTCAATTCTTATCCATTGCCATGtctgtataattaattaattttaaataaataaataaataaatcgtTGAGAAAAATATTGACAATGAAAGAGTGCCGGCCGGTCCAACTCCTAGATCAGGTGAACCGGGTTCAAATTTCAAAGAAACTACTAGTTATCTTCGCCATTAAGGACAAtcgaagaagaaggaagaagaaaagcAGAAAAAGAAGAATCCtttatctctttctctctcacacacaaaCACACAGACGACAATTACACGTATATTAtcctgatatatatatatatatatatatataagagatctaTCGATGGAAAGTCTCCAGatgaaatcaaatattttcctctttttcataataatctgcctatcttcttcttcttcatcatttccGATCAAAGTCTCTGTTTCCATGGCGGAGGGTTCGATTTCCACTCCAATTCAAACCCTTCCTTCTGAAGAGGCAACCGTTCAAATCATTTACACAGAAAGGCCTACAGACGTTGAGCCCGAAACCTATCACATCCAAACCCTAGCTTCTGTCCTTGGAAGGTCTTTATAGTCTTCTTCatctctatctatctatctattacTATGCTTATTAACGTGGGTTCTTATGAAATTTTGATTCACAGTGAGGAGGCCGCAAAAGAGGCGTTGCTGTACAGTTACAAGCACGCGGCTTCTGGATTCTCAGCCAAGCTCACCCCCAAGCAGGTGGAGGAAATTTCAAGTAAGGGATATGATCTAGTTATAGGTTTCTGATGATCTTGTTAATCTGCATATATAGCTTCTTAAGGTTGAGTTTTTACATAAAGATCTTGAACATAAACAGCCAATTTGCTTAGTCTGATCATGATTGTCTGGTTCTTTATGAGGGGTAACAATGTTTTACCTGAAGGATTAGTGGGTACATCATCAAGATCCCAAAAACGTATGAAAATTAGACTTAGTGAGAAACAGGTTAGAATTTTATTGGGTATTGCTCGTATGGTGTGTAAAGTATGTCAATTTGTTGATCATTTGATcttcattataaatttaaaaggatTCAAGTGAAAGGAGTTTAAATGGTATTGACTTCATTAAGTTTATATAATGAAGATATCCCTGTTTTGATGAGATGTTAATTGATTATGGCTGCAGAGAAAGAAGGTGTTATTCAGGTGGTTCCTAGTCAGAAACTACAACTGCATGCTGGAGCTGGAAGAATGCATTTTTAAGGACTGAATCTAGAGAAAAAGAGTATTGCGCAACTACCCTTTTTTCAGTTATATGTTTGTGCAACTATGAGTGTTAACAGAACTTGAATGAACTCGTTTGTTTGATCGAATAAAGAGCTTATACTCtgatattatatatgtaaaagaAAGAAGATTTACTGTGTATAATTTGTCTCATAAGTTTAATTTCTGAATGTTTTTGTATCTTGATGTTTTTGGGTTGAAACTCTTGTTTATTATCCACCATTGAAGATGATGGATGGGAAGCTGGTAAGCAAGGGGAAATTAGATTCTAGTCTGTTGTGTGTTACCCATTGTTTATTAAGAATCATAACTAGCCAAAACAAACAAAGCAATTTCACTTTTGCCTGCTAATTTTTGGAAAAAGGTTCAGGATATTTCCATcttttacttgtttttttaggtaGATATTGAATTGTAAAGAAAGGTTTAGAATTGATATTGAAAAGAATAGAGAGATGGGGAATATAATTTGAGTAAATTCTTGATGTTTTGGAACTATTACAAGAAGGAAAGAAACTTGAAGAAATTAGACATCATAGGTTTCCAAAATCTGGCAAAAATTATGTCATTGGTGCAGTGTTTGTTGTTGTCAGGTTCGGTTCAAACTCCCGCCCGAGGTCGTTATTCATCGATGAGGACCTCCACTAAAACCTGCTTGCGGTCACAGCCGAACAATCTTGGCTCCTACACATCTATTTAACACATTTCAAATACTAATTTTCTACTatctttacaaatattatttaactaatCATCTCAATTTTCTTGTACTATGTCCATATATAACAagttcaatttattaattttgacccagtaattatattcaaatataacATCAATATTATGTGGTTTAACAATCTCtcatttatatttgaaaaataaatttattcaaatatatcatATTCTTGTCTGTCTAATGTTTATTGGTTTTGGACAAACTTTTTTAAGTTTTTCCCACACCACTTATGctcttgttttttttctttagtataataataaattggtTGATAAAATAAGAAGATTTAGGGGTGTATTTTCCAATGTGTCATACTCAGAACTcattgtcttttactcaataacTTTGTTGCCAAGAAGACCGCTTACATAGTGTTTTCAGAGTTTGGCAtggatttaagaaaatatttaaattataactctattttcaaataagattaGGGTTACAAAAAAGAATGAGATTCTTGGGCAAGAGTTTTACGGAAAATAGCAAAATGCGCACCACACTGTTGAGTGAATTATCTTAACTCACATTAGAAATACGATATTTTCTGTTACAAGACTTCCTAGTCGATCTTTAGGGCGTTTGGAATGATTCTATTAAGGAAATAAATTGAAACCAATAAGAAACCTTAAAATCTGAAAAATTGGGTCAAAATTGAACTAATGAAAAAACTTAGCAGCTAAAATTGAGTAACAATaagtaaaaattgaattaaataaagaattacaAACCAAGTTTGAACAAGACAAAGTTTGGGGGTCAAATCAGAAAACATTGGAAACAATTTTCTGCATTTTGaaacacttttatatttaagttttatttcttggatttgaaattaaaaatagaattttggatatgaatatatatgtataataccaggggcggagccagcatgaaaaattacctggggctgacttCAACTTCtatctcagatttaactttctatgttccgcttttttttcaataaaattttcacgattattagaagatggaaactcgtcatgccctctcaatgcacacgtttgcaaagtgagccaccgagtgctttcaatagttgttgtaagccgtaatctgttattttgtttttcatctgaagattgtgcatttagtactttgtcaatatgacaatgatattcattagattatcaagatattcaactgccctattatgtggtgaaatattatatcctatatgcaATAACAAAAGAACATTTATCCACATCATTAACtcgttttcaatatttgaatccatctattgtaaatataggtttttggggttgcttatgttaaaacaagaaacatgggaaacaaaaagtagcatctttcaaaggagagtattctaaccaagtaaatttcttaaaccaatgactttggaaccgtcgattttgatttccaaatttggtcggcggatactcatccttaataggttgatatgacctcatcttgatataagctcgtctaatttcaaccctttgattaaaatgatatttccaTATCAGAATACAtaatgttggatcaagtttaagagaatttacatcaacatcaattctaggagatttgttaagttcttgagtagggatatcaaattctttattttaacttagtgtattaatattaatttatatttttcttaaaattttttaaaatagt
It encodes the following:
- the LOC124928217 gene encoding subtilisin-like protease SBT3.9, producing MESLQMKSNIFLFFIIICLSSSSSSFPIKVSVSMAEGSISTPIQTLPSEEATVQIIYTERPTDVEPETYHIQTLASVLGSEEAAKEALLYSYKHAASGFSAKLTPKQVEEISKKEGVIQVVPSQKLQLHAGAGRMHF